GGCAGGGTCAGATGGCTGCGGCAAGACGCCCATTTTGACCACGGGATAAAAGAACTTCGCGCCGTCTACGGCCAGACGCAGATCGCAGGCCAGCACCATGCCCAGCGCGCCACCCGCGACCGTGCCATTGAGCGCCGCAATGGTCAGCCCAGGAAATCCCGCAATTGCACCTGATAGCTTTTCCCAAGCGGGGCTGGCGGCAAGTCCACGCGCCACCGCCTCAAGGTCAGCACCGGCACTGAAAACCCGGCCTTCCCCTGTAAAAACAATTACTTGAGCGTTCGTGGCAAGCACCGCATCAGTCAGTTCGTTCAGCATACC
This portion of the Octadecabacter sp. SW4 genome encodes:
- a CDS encoding enoyl-CoA hydratase/isomerase family protein; translation: MIRSATADGVLTLTLARADKANALTEGMLNELTDAVLATNAQVIVFTGEGRVFSAGADLEAVARGLAASPAWEKLSGAIAGFPGLTIAALNGTVAGGALGMVLACDLRLAVDGAKFFYPVVKMGVLPQPSDPARLRALVGPARAKMILLTGAKLTTAEAFAFGMVDRVVTDQTALGPAIDALSEPAKTAKTGLLAQIKAMI